TGTAAGTTTATTTTGGTCAGAGTAATTCTAAACTTATTGTGTGATCAAATACAAATCAATTTGTTATTCATGCTCCACAGCGCCACCCAGTGCACTTAATTATGACTGACTTCTAGTTTGCATGTCTAGGATTTATCATGGATTCATGGCATTATCAGCCAGCAAAGCAACACATAGTAAAATTCGAATAGTGTTTTAATTTTAGATCgaatattcaaatgtttgtgCCCAACCGTAATCAAAACCTTGTTGAAAAACATGTTGGACAACATCTAATACATGCCATATATCATATGATAGTTCATACAATTTTAGCAAGTAAGGGGCCTTTTAATATAATTCTACAAGCATCTCCCTTTAGCTCGTGGCTTGGCATGAACTTTTAACGTTTGCATGagttttatgaatataaataatataattttttcaatttgattaatGCACTAGGCCATATCCCATTCTCAAAACCAATGCAAAAACAGCAACCTGGCGAATAACAGTTGCATTTACTTGCTAATGCCAATTTTGACTCCCATTTGGCACAAATTTATTTATCTAAAATTTATGGAAAATACATGGGTCTTATTTCTCTGGGTGGAAAATCCCATCCCTGACTTTTTTATGTAAAGTCTATCTATAGTCCTTACTGGTTTGGTGCCACTTACTTTCTCAGTTTGTCTGCAGAAGCAGGTGTAAGTGGAGCAGAATGGGAGGAGGGGGAAAGGCTGCGGCTCACTGCAGGTGAGTGGGAGGGGCTTTGTCTGATGCTCCCGCCCCTCCTGTATGCTGAGCTGTGACTCCGCCGCTGGTAACGATCACCTGAACGAGAACGCGAGCGAGACCTAATGGAGAGAGTGTTTCATCCAATCAATTTCACAAAAGAAAGCTCTTAACAAGGGTTTGAAATTCTTTAGCAAGCTCTCTTGCCTGGTTCGTCTGTGGCCTGTGTAGCGCCTCCCCCTGTCCCGGTCTCTGTCTCTTTCCAGGTTTCTGTCTCTACCCCGATCTGTGGAACGAGACCTAGTCCTGTCGTATCGTCTCCTCGAGCCTCCACTGCGTTGCCGTGAACGGGAGTCAGACCGCCGGCGAGAGCGAGATCTGGAGTAACGGTTGTCCCGGTCCCTGCCCCCACGAGAATGACGACTCCGGCGGGAACGTGAGGATGAGCGTGAGGACCGGTGTGAAGAGGAGCGGGAGGAAAAAGACGAGTGACTGGAGGAAGAACGTCTTCGGCTAAGAGAAATACACAATGTGCTATGTCATCACGAGCAaactacaaaaatgtattaatgtgacAATACAAGCCTAATCTAATCGCAGAGCtgtcaaaatgtaaattattccacaCCGGTTTTATCTCTGAATCAAAATTAATCAACTAATACTAAATGGGCAACACATGGTTGGTCTCCCATCTATTTTAAATGATCACCAATAATTTTAAAGCTCACCCTATGACCGTTCTCTTAGCACACTGGCTACATGTTATCACAGCTGAACAAGCTTatgaataaatgaagaaaaaagccACTAATGAGCCAGAAAGTAGAAAGGGGAAGTTACCGACCGGGAGCCCCTGCTATGACCTGCGGTGTTGGAGGAGGTGTGGCTTGACGCAGCTGCAGGCGGGGCTTGTGTGGCTGAGGCTCCCTCATCATCACTGCCCCCAAAGCTGGTGATGAAAGTGATCTTATCATTGCCTGGAGTTCGAGAACGAGAGCGTGACTCTGAACTTGAGTCTGACTCTGGCCTGGGACAAAAAGGAGGGAAAATAAGAGTggtaagaaacatttttaatacatgATGTACACTACTATTAAAAAGTCTGGggccattactccaatcttcagtgtcacatgatccttcagcaaTTATTCTAATACGCTAATTTGGTGCtccataaatatttcttattaataacaatgatgaaaacagctgtgctgcttaatattttcatggaaaccaCTTTTaggatgaatagaaaaaaaagaatttattcGAAAGAgaaaatttttgtaacattataaatgtattttagtgtCACTTTATCAATTTATGAATACATTTGGTCAGGTAGTGCATTCAGTTGTTTAATTTTTAGTCTGTATTGTGCCTGTTCATTTATCCTATTTTgacatttagattacctttgccatCCTCTAACACTcaaaactaataattaaaaacactaataacagttaaatattttatttgactttttaataCTGGCCATTTAATGATTCATATCAGCAACATGAAAATCAGTTTAAAGATATTGGATAGAATCTCAATATTGGGCAATCTCTCTTTTTGTAGGATAAATATCTATATTCAAAACATAAGACACTTTTTAAATAGATCGATGCtgcagcttgaaagatcaaagacaatttttaatataactgtggattcgtctgaaagaagaaagccatatacacctaggatgactttggggtgagtaatttatgggctaattttcatttttgggtgaactaaccctgtaaTATGACAATTTATAAATTCAAAACTAATGTGCCAAGTATCAATCCATTAATACTTACCGTTTGTAGGGGTCGTATGTAGGACTGTCTCTTCTGGCATAGCTGTTTTTGAAacgtacaaaaatataaatttctatttattttcaattcagttAATCAATTTCAATAATGTGTGCAACTGGTGTACATTATAacatttacacacgcacacacacacacacacacacgcgcacacacacacatacatatatatatatatatatatatatatacacacacacacaaataacacaaAATTTTACATGCCAGTTAATTATTGGGTAGTCAGTGACAAACACAAAATGTGTAGCTATATTTTATGGGCTGTTACCTGGGTGGGCTGATCTGCCTGCCTTTCATATACTTCTCTCTAAACTCTCTCCGCTGTCTGCGAGACCGCCGGCCCTAAAGGAACcagaacaacattactattacaAATACTAATAATCAAACGCATACATGGGAGGAAGTTGAAAAGATTCTGCCCATACAGAGTACATGGCCTTCTCTGCCTCCAGTGCTTTTGCATGCTTAATGGCCTCCACTTCCTCCTTGTCCTTCCTCAACATCCTAACATAaagaaaaactgcattttatCTACACTTCGTGTCTGTCAAAAAAAAGTACAAGATCATTACAATGCATTTATTCAGATATCTTCTCCAAATATGCTCAAGTGGTGAATTTCCTCTGATAAgtttgcatttcatttattttgttagaGAATCAGCGAACAAACCACACAAAGTCCCCTTCTGCCATGCCATAAGTGGTGCCCATCTTGTTAATCTCCGTCACCTGCTCTGGGTTCAGTTCATCTACATCCACCTCAACATCTACAAATTGGGAAAGCATTCACACACATATTGTAAGGGTATTACTttctatattaaattaaatgacatatCTATAGTGTTCCtaaattttaaactgaaatatccTAACAGGAAGTGTGCAGTTTATGAAAAACACACCAATGTCAGGGATGACTTCGTCTTCCTCAGACTCGCTGTTTTCTGAGTCATCCTCATTTCCCTTCTCCATCTGTTCTTCTGGTTCAGTCACTGTAGTGTCCTCATATGTATAACCGATCTGAGCTTTCTTCTCAGAGAGTctaacagtgaaaaaaaaaagaatgtgatgTGATCCTTCTAACAGAATGTACTTTTATCCACATTTGTTTTAAGTACTGATGCACAAGTTCATACTTTTTCTTCTCATCCTCATTTGGTTTCTGTAGGCCACCGTAGAGTTCATCCACATAGATCTGGTACAGACACTGTTCCTCTGAGACTATAATGGGACAAGAACATTTTTTGTGGATTCTTTCAAATTTATCAGTAATATTATAAGGATCACAACTGTTAAAGTAAAAAAGGCAGAATTAAATCTAAAGAAACTCACTGTTCGCAAAGTCATTCTGCACCAGACCTCTATAGCGCTCGTAATTGCACTTCCTCTCTTCTGATTCCTGCTCTGTGGTGCTGTGACAGAaacaattcaagttttttttttttgagcgctttttacgatacaaatcaatGAAGTTAATCAAAAATTTACACAAAACAGAAACCAGTTCAGCATAATTTTATCAAAGCCTCTTTAACCCCTGGTAGGTCTTCAGGTGTTTtagactgaatttttttatttcatcagaaTGTCACAAAAGTCAGTGACTTTAATGGCACTTGCTATGTGAACACAAAAATAGAAGTTAACACCATTAACCACATATAGTATATGAATggaaaatttaataaatacagagCATTCTTTTATTTcatcatgtaaaaatatatattcaaatgcaaaatctaataaaaatatgtaGTTGTATCAACAAGTACTCTTATAAAGGATTTAGAGAACATACATGCCTACATATATTGGGCTACACAGACATTTAGTTGTTACACCATGATGGAATTAAATGATTTCCTGTATTTCTCCTACCAAATGGCACTAATCTGCCTTCCATGCAttggattttaaatgcatttactctatttttaacttttaacaatgtattaattgaaaataaatctatattttttaatatttgtatttggaTATAGAAATAAATGGTGCATATTTTAGTGATGGATATTGTCTAGCATGAAATGCCCtctaaacaaaatattacagaaCAAATACTATTGGATaaactatagtaaaaaaaaaatatatatatattgttcccTAAAGGAGGAATACCAGAGGGTTAAACTAAAAAACAGATGGAAAATTAAACCACACTTGTTTGTTTGCATACTCAAgttgattattttatattttcctaCAAGGCAGATGCATTAAGATCAGACTACTCACGTAGTGTTTAGGAGAGGTGGTGTATAGGTGGGGATGTAGTCCAGGTGTGCCCTGACATCAAACCTATCAACCATGTTGCTGGTATCTCCTTGCCAAGGCATCCTGTTAGGACAAAGGATGAAGTTGTGACAGTTTTCCAAACTTTCCAGGacgattaatcaaaataaaccCCAAATCGCGATATGGCTTGGCGCGATTATCAAATTGCCAAAAGGCTGTGATTTAAACTAAAAGATGATATGCActgcatgtttcagagtgaagcaaTGGAAGCAGCTCATTAAACACCAGTGCAGAACTTCTCTCTGCCTCTGCACTGAATTTGGGTTAATTTACTGTGCATATAGGAACTCAACATGCGCCAACCATCTTATACTTATAGCGCATATTTTTATGAGAAATGCTTATCTTCTACTTTCCAATAATAATTAGTATCATAGaaccatattcatatataatacatTGTGCACAGCAAAGCTAACAAACAACATGGTTTCTTCCCAAATCGATGATCCATATGCTAGTAACATACATGTTGACGGGACTCTCAGCTGCCAGGGCTACAGCTGAATCCAGATGGATTTTGTATGCCTGGCCATGTACCTGCAGGAACTGGGCTGGATCCTTTTTCTACACAGAATGAGAGAAGCATGATGCAtgattgttcatttaaaacttctATCCATGACCAAGATTAAGCTGTGCTCAAAAAACAAAGAATGAAAGTGCAGTCCAAGTCACAGACTTCTGTTCTTCGACTTACGATTTTCTCATAGTACTGTCTGCGTCTCTCTCCACGCCGCTTGTAGTCCACCATCATCCCGCGCAGTTTGCGCTCATGTTTGCGGGCCTCCTGCCACATGACTGCTCCGCTTGGGGTAGGGGCGCGTCGGGGCAGGGCTGCTTCTAGGGGACACAGAAGGTGCAAATCAACCAACCTACCCACACTAACTGCCACATATAATACCATTCTGAATCAGAATTTTGTACATCTTTACATTTACAGAAAAGTAAATTTTAACATTAGAAAACCCATACCAAATACATTATGCTAAATTATTTTATACTCTATGGATTTCCCTACTTCACGTAAAGTACTACAATAACTATACAATAAAACATGACACTtgtgaaacataaaatatgttcttgaacacaaaatatacaaaatatacaaacacTTAAAGGGAAAGTTGTTTTTGGGTTACAGATTAACTAACCTTGGTTACAAAAAGTTTAACAGGTTCTGAGTAAAAGAGGATTATGTTTGCtacataaatgacataaaaactaTATAAGAATGGTAGAAACGCTTGACCTTTACATTATTAGTGCATAACACGCATATTTATCTACTCGGTAACAAAATAAAGTAAGAAAAAGAAATGATAGCCAAGTAGCTAAAACCTGCCAGGCTAACGTTAAATACCACAAACATATCAATTCTGTTATTGATTTATACTGCATTTATAAACGCACTTCAATGACTGTCCATTAAAAAGCTCGTGCAACCTGCATGCAATATTAAGATTTACAGCTAACGTAAGAGTATTGCAAAACGCTAGCGCACCGGGTAAGGCTAGCATGCTAACTGGCTATGTTTTATAGCCAgcgttaaagaaaaaaaacagctgacAATGAAGTGGTGTGACCGTCACCAAATGGCTTTAGCGATTTCCAGAATCAAAATTAATTACCTGTTTATGTTTACAATACGTATAGTGTGATTTTTCTTAACAGAAAACACAAACGTCGGTCACCATGTGGAAAAGGCTGATCGTTTACATACAAGCTGACACGCCTCCCAGCTGAGCGCACGCGCTGCCGACTGAGGCGCTAGTAGACTATTACATTGTTTTTGATAATCTAAATTCTCCTACAGGGGGCGCACTCTGGCTCATAAACACGTAGCGTATCAGTGTAATTGTATACATTATAGGCGTTTTTTAGGCTGACAAGCTAATTGAATAGctcaatgctatttttttttatatcataaacaGTTAGGTTCGTTAATCCAAAAATTTAATTACTCGTTAGTTACTCCtttcaaaagtaattttattacttattactaTCTGGCAACAGTAATTAGTTACACTACATTACTTTTTCTCAGCCCCACAGAAGTTTTAATTGTGTACCTaccccataatttttttttctaaaatattactaacaatatatttCTGCCTCATCATTTGACCAAAATCTACATTGGATGCAGTATGAAATTTTTTACAAACACTCAGTTGTGACTGATAGTGACTTTTaagtaaaagtgttttataaattGTCATGTTTAGCTTGAAGCTAATTGTAGTTTGCTacccaaatattattatatttcatgaaGTAAtctattttatcaaaataaatcaaataagttcatacagtttttaattatagtaatacaaTTTACAGCCTGGAGATGATCTGTACTTACACACATAGAGATAGTCAAATGTGTAGCAAATGTCTgatgtatttgatcaaaagtgtcttaaagggttagttcattgaagatgtgtgtacggtatactgtcaatgtccagaaaggtaagaaaaacatcatcaaagtagtccatgtgacatcagagggtcggttagaattttttgaagcaacgaaaataacgaaaataaattttggaccaaaaatagcaaaaacgatgactttattcagcattgtcttctcttccgtgcctgttgtgagagagagttcaaatcaaagcagtctggatatccggttcgcgaacgaatcattcagttcaccaaatcgaactgaatcgttttaaacggttcgtatctctaatacacattaattcacaaatgacttaagctgttaacttttttttaatgtggctgacactccctctgagttcaaacaaaccaatatcccggagtaattcatttactcaaacagtacactgactgaactgctgtgaggagagaactgaagatgaacactggcATATCCACGAGTGGCAGCTTCATCAATTGCCTTGAAATGATGGCGTTTTTTTGGTCCTGAAAATATTCCTGCCAGCCTTAAAAGGGCATCATGTTCCGGTCCAGTCAGACAACATGACGGTGGTAGCCTATATCAACCACCAAGGTGGTCATGTTCCCTTTACAGGATGACTCAACACCTCGTACTTTGGGCGCAGGGCAGACTCCTCTCAATCAGAGCAGCTCATGTGCCGGGCAGTCTGAACTTTGGTGCAGACATACTGTTTAGAGGCTAGAGCGCCTTCCTCGAGACAGCTCTATGCTCTTAAATGGTCAGTCTTCTGTGACTGGTGTGTAGCATGAAGCCTGGACCCGTTTTTTTGTGATGTGCTAACTGTTTTGCAATAGTTTGGACAATGGGCGGTCCTGTCTACGCTCAAAGTTTATGTGGCAGCTATAGCAGTGAACCATTACCTCAAAACTGGCCAGTTAGTTGGCAGAAATGGCTTGGTCATTAAGTTCTTGAAGAGCAATGGAGGAGACTGAATCCTCCTCGTCCCCAGACCGTGCCGATCTGGGATTTATCCATAGTCCTGAGTCACTTTGAGTCACTCCATTCGGCCGACTCGTGGTCTAAGTCATTTAAGACTGCCCTCCTTTTGGCTTAAGCTTCGGTCAAGCGAATGGGTGAGCTGCAGGCATTGTCAGTCAGTACTTCCTGTCTCGAATTTGGAACTAATGACAGTAAGGTTGCCAATCAAGCCAAGACAGGGTTATGTGCCTGAGGTGCTCTCAACTCTGTTTAAGCCCAGGTTATACAAGTTATCGactgatattgtttttttgacagctgatgtcgatgccgatatcttggaaagcagggggccgGGAGGCAATATAAAActgatataatttattattaatattattattatttaagaaaattttaatcatttgaaaatggatgaataaatgtgtaaaatcaatgtgtaaaataaacgtgaaaaataaacatacttttcaTGAAAAAGGTtttttgcacaaataaaaaaaaatatatttaataaaaaatataattaaaaaggaggtaaacactgtaaccaacaagGCACTCAGTagtctgggaagtttgtgtgcattgagaatcatatttttcaattaaaggaagggtaacactcattttacatacagcacgcagagaaaatgactttttgcataattatcaggaaggctattcaagagtttgggagccaaatgtgagaaagctctacctcctttagtggactttgctatcctaggaactaccaaaaagtccagcattttgtgaccttagggagcgtgatgggttgtaacgtggtataaggctagttaggtacgcaggagctaaaccatttagggccttataggtaagtaatgatactTTGTAACTGATTCAGAACTTaattggtagccagtgcagaaactgtaaaattggggtaatatgatcatattttcttgactttgtaaggactctagctgctgaattttggactacctgtagcttgtttattgaagaagcaggacaaccacctagaagtgcattacaatagtccagtctagaggtcatgaatgcatgaaatagcttttctgcatcagaaacagataacatgtttcatagcttggcaatgtttctaagatggaagtatgcagtttttgtaacataggaaatatgattttcaaaagacaaattgctgtctaatataacacccagatttctgactgtagaggaagtaacagtacatccgtctagttgcagattgtaatctacaagattctgtgtagtgttttttggtccaataattaatattcctgtcttatccgaatttaattggagaaaattatttgtcatccaatctttaacatttttaacacactctgttagcttagataatttagaagtttcatctggtctcgttgagatatatagctgagtatcatcagcataacagtggaagctaattccgtattttctaataatattaccaaggggaaacatgtatattgaaaatagaaggggacctaggacggatccttgtggcactccatattttactgatgataaatgagatgacaccccatttaagtaaacaaaatggtagcgatcggacaggtaggatctaaaccatcttagagccttcccttgaatacctgtatagttttgtaatctatctatgagtatgtcatgatctatggtgtcgaacgcagcactaagatcaagtaagactagaaattaGATGCTTAATGGTgttataaataacatttgaattatattttattttcattaatattagtatattaacatatttatatcattattaatattacttgtatatattatttattaatattgtttttttaactcTATCTACCTGGTATTACAATATCATGCAGTGTCTGTTAgggttttacataaaaacaacaacgtGTCAATTaggtacttttattttttaatgacatgtgAATTGTACCAAAAATGACAGTGCTCTAACAGTTATTAGcagaatacattaataaatgacaattgacattgaacataaataaatacttaaagaagtaaaacaaaaagaaaattgcaAATGGTGAAATGAAGACCAAGTTCCAGTGAAATACTCAAAATTTTCATAATCCTTAATGATGCCTGTAAGTCACTCATTATGTGTATTTTGTAGTGATTGACTGAAGATGATATAatacccctttccataatcgcaagcttcatctttcaaaataaatgtaaagacagttaattatatccttagttttaccattagttcaagcccgaaaggggaacagagtggcgtgatagacacagtgatgaagattGTATGTGTTTACAGTACACAAACTACGgacagttaagacagctgactccactgtgtgaccctgtctctctctctctctctctctctctctctctctctctctctctctctctctctcttgctcacacacacacacacacacacacacacatatacgatGCGCAAAACTCCGCACCAGATTTTGTAGCAAAGTCATAATTACCTCTTCTCCGTGTATTTTCAGGATTTTGATCTCTCAACTGAGAGAACACACCCTGTTTATTGTATTGTAATGACTATTTAATATTACATCTAAACTTTGACTAGGCTAGACATGTTGCTAATTAATTGTACTATATATGAAC
This sequence is a window from Carassius auratus strain Wakin chromosome 43, ASM336829v1, whole genome shotgun sequence. Protein-coding genes within it:
- the LOC113061676 gene encoding CLK4-associating serine/arginine rich protein-like, with the protein product MWQEARKHERKLRGMMVDYKRRGERRRQYYEKIKKDPAQFLQVHGQAYKIHLDSAVALAAESPVNMMPWQGDTSNMVDRFDVRAHLDYIPTYTPPLLNTTTTEQESEERKCNYERYRGLVQNDFANISEEQCLYQIYVDELYGGLQKPNEDEKKKLSEKKAQIGYTYEDTTVTEPEEQMEKGNEDDSENSESEEDEVIPDIDVEVDVDELNPEQVTEINKMGTTYGMAEGDFVWMLRKDKEEVEAIKHAKALEAEKAMYSGRRSRRQRREFREKYMKGRQISPPSYARRDSPTYDPYKRPESDSSSESRSRSRTPGNDKITFITSFGGSDDEGASATQAPPAAASSHTSSNTAGHSRGSRRRRSSSSHSSFSSRSSSHRSSRSSSRSRRSRHSRGGRDRDNRYSRSRSRRRSDSRSRQRSGGSRRRYDRTRSRSTDRGRDRNLERDRDRDRGRRYTGHRRTRSRSRSRSGDRYQRRSHSSAYRRGGSIRQSPSHSPAVSRSLSPSSHSAPLTPASADKLRKPENPGGKETGAAKPKMTPQEKLKLKMQKALNKQSKADKRAAQAKIQQQEHKRQEREGVLRAMARKIRMKEREQREKERDEWERHYGRQSLSPSPNAKHGRDYSSSRRRSRSRSRSPHYRY